A genomic segment from Thermogemmatispora onikobensis encodes:
- a CDS encoding FAD-binding oxidoreductase, translating to MAIEERSSAINASALQTNLRGQVIQKGEAAYEAARRVYNAMIDKRPALIVRCADIADVITAVNFARDHELPLSIRSGGHNAGGLGSCDDGLVIDLSLLRYTHVDPDRCTARVGAGCTWGDVDHATHAFGLAVPSGIISTTGIGGLTLGGGLGHLTRTYGLAIDNLLEATVVLADGSVVVASEQQHPDLFWGLRGGGGNFGVVTSFLFRTQPVDTVYAGPMLWELEKAPEILHWYQNLITTAPEDLNGFFAFLTVPPGPPFPEHLHNKKVCGVIWCYTGPLDRAEQTFQPIRQFRQPALDLVGPLPFPALQSMFDALYPPGLQWYWKADFVKELSDEAIRLHMQHGSQLPTLHSTMHLYPVNGAASRVSNNATAWSYRDATWAEVIVGVSPDPAQKKTITDWARAYWTALHPYSESGAYINFMMEGEGDERVRAAYRENYQRLSQVKRHYDPANLFRINQNIQPAL from the coding sequence ATGGCTATCGAGGAGAGGTCTTCAGCGATCAACGCGAGCGCCCTGCAGACGAATCTGCGCGGGCAAGTCATCCAGAAGGGCGAGGCCGCCTACGAGGCAGCTCGCCGCGTCTACAACGCCATGATCGATAAGCGGCCAGCCCTCATCGTGCGCTGCGCCGACATAGCCGACGTGATCACCGCCGTCAACTTCGCCCGCGATCATGAGCTGCCGCTGTCGATCCGCAGCGGCGGTCACAATGCTGGCGGATTGGGAAGCTGCGATGATGGCCTGGTGATCGATCTATCTCTTCTGCGCTACACCCACGTCGATCCCGACCGGTGCACAGCGCGCGTCGGCGCCGGCTGCACCTGGGGTGACGTCGATCACGCCACCCATGCCTTCGGTCTGGCTGTGCCATCGGGGATCATCTCGACCACTGGCATCGGCGGCCTGACACTCGGCGGTGGCCTGGGCCACCTCACGCGCACCTACGGCCTGGCCATCGACAATCTGCTGGAAGCGACCGTGGTGCTGGCAGACGGCAGCGTCGTAGTGGCCAGCGAGCAGCAGCACCCTGATCTTTTCTGGGGCTTGCGCGGCGGCGGCGGCAACTTCGGCGTTGTCACCTCCTTCCTGTTTCGCACCCAGCCAGTCGACACGGTGTATGCTGGCCCCATGCTCTGGGAGTTAGAGAAGGCCCCCGAGATTCTTCACTGGTACCAGAACCTGATTACGACCGCCCCCGAGGATCTCAACGGCTTCTTCGCCTTCCTGACTGTGCCGCCAGGCCCACCGTTCCCGGAGCATTTGCACAATAAGAAGGTCTGCGGCGTGATCTGGTGCTACACAGGGCCACTGGACAGGGCAGAACAGACCTTCCAGCCGATCCGCCAGTTCCGTCAGCCAGCATTGGACCTCGTAGGGCCACTTCCCTTCCCCGCGCTGCAGAGTATGTTTGACGCGCTCTATCCACCTGGCCTGCAGTGGTATTGGAAAGCGGACTTTGTGAAAGAGCTGAGCGATGAAGCGATTCGCCTGCACATGCAGCACGGCTCTCAGCTCCCGACGCTGCACTCAACGATGCATCTCTACCCGGTGAATGGGGCCGCCAGCCGCGTGAGCAATAACGCCACCGCCTGGAGCTACCGCGATGCCACCTGGGCCGAGGTGATCGTGGGAGTCAGCCCAGACCCCGCCCAGAAGAAGACGATTACTGACTGGGCACGTGCCTACTGGACAGCGCTGCATCCCTACTCCGAAAGCGGAGCCTACATCAATTTCATGATGGAGGGGGAAGGCGATGAGCGTGTCCGCGCCGCCTACCGCGAGAACTACCAGCGACTCAGCCAGGTGAAGCGGCACTACGATCCGGCTAACTTGTTCCGCATCAATCAGAACATCCAGCCTGCTCTCTAG
- a CDS encoding SHOCT-like domain-containing protein yields MPVPAEERDRILRLIEAGQVSAAEAARLLDALASPAEAVPVPRARSRQRLVHIRVTDLLQNRPRTSVTIPVELIEVGLRLATRLAPQISGSALEQLLRAIAQASTGRLLDFQDLEENERVEIFLEER; encoded by the coding sequence ATGCCAGTTCCCGCTGAAGAGCGCGATCGCATTCTGCGTTTGATTGAGGCTGGTCAGGTCAGTGCTGCTGAGGCTGCTCGCTTGCTCGATGCCCTGGCATCGCCTGCGGAGGCCGTGCCTGTTCCGCGGGCCAGGTCACGCCAGCGCCTGGTACATATCCGCGTGACTGATCTGCTGCAGAATCGTCCCCGGACAAGTGTGACGATCCCGGTGGAGCTTATCGAGGTGGGTTTGCGTCTGGCAACTCGTTTGGCTCCTCAGATTAGTGGCAGTGCCCTGGAGCAGCTGCTGCGTGCCATCGCTCAGGCTTCCACAGGACGCCTGCTTGATTTCCAGGATCTGGAGGAGAATGAGCGCGTAGAGATCTTCCTGGAAGAGCGCTAG
- the sufB gene encoding Fe-S cluster assembly protein SufB, which translates to MSTQEIFGTAEPSYTAGFHVPENYAFKSKKGLSREVVEQISEMKGEPDWMRRFRLKSLDLFLKRPLPTWGADLSGINFDDIYYYIKPVREQGRSWDEVPPEIKETFDRLGIPEAERKYLAGVTAQYESEAVYHKVREDLEKMGVIFMDMDSALRLYPDLVKEYFGTIVPPSDNKFASLNSAVWSGGSFVYVPENVRVEIPLQAYFRINAQNMGQFERTLIIAEPGSYVHYVEGCTAPTYSTDSLHSAVVEIIVKRGARVRYTTIQNWSKNVYNLVTKRAAAYADATMEWVDGNLGSKVTMKYPAVLLMEPGARGDILSVAFAGDGQHQDAGAKVTHLAPYTTSQILSKSVSKGTGRASYRGLVRVNPEAHHTKCSVRCDALLLDEQARTDTYPTMRIENNETEIGHEATVSKVGEDQLFYLMSRGLDESEAYSLIVNGFIEPITKELPMEYAVELNRLIQLEMSGSVG; encoded by the coding sequence ATGAGCACGCAAGAAATCTTCGGTACTGCCGAGCCGAGCTACACCGCTGGCTTCCATGTACCTGAAAATTACGCCTTCAAGTCGAAGAAGGGGCTGAGCCGCGAGGTCGTGGAGCAGATCTCGGAGATGAAGGGCGAGCCTGACTGGATGCGCCGCTTCCGTCTCAAGAGCCTCGACCTCTTTCTGAAGCGGCCTCTGCCTACCTGGGGTGCAGACCTCTCGGGGATCAACTTCGACGATATCTACTACTACATTAAGCCCGTCAGGGAACAGGGCCGCTCGTGGGACGAGGTGCCGCCCGAGATTAAGGAGACCTTCGATCGTCTGGGTATCCCCGAGGCGGAGCGCAAGTATCTGGCCGGCGTGACGGCCCAGTATGAGAGCGAGGCGGTCTATCATAAGGTCCGCGAGGATCTGGAGAAGATGGGCGTGATCTTTATGGATATGGATAGCGCCCTGCGCCTCTACCCGGACCTGGTGAAGGAGTACTTCGGTACGATCGTTCCGCCCTCCGATAATAAGTTCGCTTCGCTCAATAGCGCGGTCTGGAGCGGCGGCAGCTTTGTCTATGTGCCGGAGAATGTGCGCGTGGAGATTCCTCTCCAGGCCTACTTCCGCATCAATGCCCAGAATATGGGCCAGTTCGAGCGGACGCTGATCATCGCGGAACCCGGCTCGTATGTCCACTATGTGGAGGGCTGCACGGCTCCTACCTATTCGACCGATAGCCTCCATAGCGCCGTGGTGGAGATTATCGTGAAGCGCGGCGCCCGCGTGCGCTATACAACGATCCAGAACTGGTCGAAGAACGTCTATAACCTGGTGACGAAGCGCGCCGCCGCCTACGCCGATGCGACGATGGAGTGGGTCGATGGCAACCTGGGCTCGAAGGTGACGATGAAGTATCCTGCCGTCCTGCTGATGGAGCCGGGCGCACGCGGCGATATTCTGTCCGTGGCCTTCGCCGGCGACGGGCAGCATCAGGATGCCGGCGCGAAGGTAACCCATCTGGCCCCATACACAACTTCGCAGATTCTGTCGAAGTCGGTCTCGAAGGGCACGGGCCGCGCCTCTTACCGCGGACTGGTGCGCGTCAATCCGGAGGCCCACCATACGAAGTGCAGCGTGCGCTGCGACGCCCTGCTGCTGGATGAGCAGGCCCGCACCGATACGTATCCGACGATGCGGATCGAGAATAATGAGACGGAGATCGGCCACGAGGCTACCGTCTCGAAGGTCGGTGAGGATCAGCTCTTCTACCTGATGAGCCGCGGTCTGGACGAGTCGGAGGCTTATTCGCTGATCGTGAACGGCTTCATCGAGCCGATCACCAAGGAGCTGCCGATGGAGTACGCGGTCGAGCTGAACCGCCTCATCCAACTGGAGATGTCGGGCAGCGTCGGTTGA
- a CDS encoding SHOCT-like domain-containing protein, producing MRQTVSVGPQPRIRVDRISGDLVVRPGEHPGEHPGELQRVLIESDHALAAELVRGGKECLVLGDCRGDLTLWLPADAALSVGWLAGDGDIQGIRLCELEEARADLAVKRLSEALVLGRVAGDLRVQEVPLMRVRGEIGEGLVKEVERLEMSSVGGDLVVEGGGTVLLGSVGGDLRLPAVASSLRCGRVGGDAQVQGGTDTKVVLGQIGGDLELLGAAQVYIGGIEGDAVLRDISGEVEIGRISGDLDCREVMGQMRVSQVVSDAVLKKIHASLEMGTVEGDLSLQADFPPGSFTRLNVSGDAVLSLPAQANLTLRAVVGGSVSGAGLGQERGETRLLSLVYGSGEAQVELRVGGNLRLQGGDHPRADEGPWRSLLWSWEDFEQEMKAFGRTMTTLGQELAREMTRLAQDLARELAGAGVESSARWSEEVLRMLEEQARRAQERASAWERRFARFGPQRGGSRVRLRFQEHEWQMDPERLYRMLDQAQRAAAEGVAGAMEAVERALRNLGLVSSAEERWQASPPPSSGSKERTETPPMRPAASSAEQPGSQPAVSSQAAAESVSDPAPVAAVEHEHEREREAILRMIAEGRLSPEEGDMLLEALGA from the coding sequence ATGCGACAAACGGTGAGTGTTGGACCCCAGCCACGGATCAGGGTGGACCGCATCAGTGGCGATCTCGTTGTGCGTCCCGGTGAGCATCCTGGTGAGCATCCTGGTGAGCTTCAGCGCGTGCTGATCGAGAGCGACCACGCCCTGGCGGCGGAGCTGGTGCGTGGCGGCAAGGAATGCCTGGTACTGGGCGATTGTCGTGGTGACCTGACGCTCTGGCTGCCAGCAGATGCGGCTCTCTCCGTGGGCTGGCTCGCTGGGGACGGAGATATTCAGGGCATTCGGCTCTGTGAGCTGGAAGAGGCGCGTGCGGATCTGGCGGTGAAGCGTCTGAGCGAGGCGCTGGTTCTCGGGCGCGTTGCGGGAGATCTGCGCGTGCAGGAGGTACCGCTGATGCGCGTGCGCGGCGAGATTGGCGAGGGCCTGGTCAAAGAGGTCGAGCGGCTGGAGATGTCCTCGGTGGGCGGCGATCTTGTAGTGGAAGGCGGCGGTACGGTCCTGCTCGGCTCCGTTGGTGGCGATCTGCGCCTGCCCGCTGTTGCCAGCTCATTACGCTGTGGGCGTGTTGGTGGCGATGCCCAGGTACAGGGGGGGACTGATACGAAGGTGGTACTAGGGCAGATCGGGGGCGATCTGGAGCTGCTCGGCGCTGCCCAGGTCTATATAGGCGGCATCGAGGGCGACGCGGTGCTGCGCGATATCAGCGGTGAGGTGGAAATCGGGCGTATCAGTGGCGACCTCGATTGTCGCGAGGTAATGGGCCAGATGAGGGTGAGTCAGGTGGTGTCGGATGCGGTCCTGAAGAAGATCCATGCTTCTCTGGAGATGGGGACCGTAGAGGGCGATCTTTCGTTGCAGGCAGACTTTCCGCCAGGCTCATTCACGCGCTTGAATGTAAGTGGCGATGCGGTGCTCTCGCTGCCGGCGCAGGCTAATCTTACCTTGCGGGCCGTGGTCGGTGGGAGCGTCAGTGGCGCTGGTCTCGGCCAGGAGCGAGGTGAGACACGCCTGCTCTCGCTGGTTTATGGCTCGGGGGAGGCCCAGGTGGAGCTGCGCGTTGGTGGCAATCTGCGCCTGCAGGGGGGGGATCATCCCCGTGCCGATGAGGGACCTTGGCGCTCCTTGTTATGGTCTTGGGAGGACTTTGAGCAGGAGATGAAAGCTTTCGGTCGGACCATGACTACCCTGGGTCAGGAGCTGGCCCGCGAGATGACGCGCCTGGCTCAAGACCTGGCCCGCGAGCTGGCTGGGGCTGGAGTAGAGTCGAGCGCCCGCTGGTCTGAGGAGGTACTGCGCATGCTGGAGGAGCAAGCACGGCGTGCACAGGAGCGGGCCTCGGCCTGGGAGCGCCGCTTTGCCCGGTTCGGGCCCCAGCGTGGGGGATCGCGAGTGCGCCTGCGCTTTCAGGAACATGAGTGGCAGATGGACCCGGAGCGTCTCTATCGCATGCTCGATCAGGCTCAGCGGGCTGCTGCGGAAGGAGTAGCGGGGGCAATGGAGGCCGTGGAGCGGGCCTTGCGCAATCTGGGCCTGGTCTCATCGGCTGAAGAGCGCTGGCAGGCTTCACCGCCACCTTCGAGCGGATCAAAGGAGAGAACAGAAACACCCCCCATGCGGCCCGCGGCATCCTCGGCTGAGCAACCTGGTTCGCAGCCAGCAGTGTCCTCCCAGGCAGCCGCGGAGTCCGTATCAGATCCCGCCCCAGTTGCCGCCGTCGAGCACGAGCATGAGCGCGAGCGCGAAGCGATTTTGCGCATGATAGCTGAAGGCCGGCTTTCTCCTGAAGAGGGCGATATGTTGCTGGAGGCCCTGGGCGCCTGA
- a CDS encoding aldo/keto reductase yields MQKRRLGNTDMEITPLGLGTWAIGGGNWTFGWGPQDDADSLAAIHKALDLGINWIDTAAAYGLGHSEEIVGRAVRERSPNERPYIFTKCSLVWDESSNGQVRNVLKADSIRREAEASLRRLGVEAIDLYQIHWPVPEEDIEEGWSTLAELQRAGKVRYIGVSNFNVAQMERARAIAPISSLQPPYSLIHREIEEEILPYCQQHNIGVIVYSPMASGLLTGRMTKERVAALPDNDWRKHHPDFQEPRLSRNLALAQLLGDIGYRYGRTAGEVAIAWTLRHPAVTGAIVGARRPEQVSELIGAAEFRLSPSDLEEVDNFLRANP; encoded by the coding sequence ATGCAGAAGCGACGCTTAGGGAACACCGACATGGAAATCACGCCGCTGGGGCTGGGGACATGGGCGATTGGAGGCGGCAACTGGACCTTTGGCTGGGGTCCACAGGATGATGCGGACTCGTTGGCGGCGATTCATAAGGCTTTAGACCTTGGGATCAATTGGATCGATACAGCGGCGGCCTATGGCCTGGGGCATTCGGAGGAGATTGTCGGGCGAGCCGTGCGCGAGCGCAGTCCCAACGAACGCCCGTACATTTTTACAAAGTGCTCGCTGGTCTGGGATGAGAGCAGCAATGGGCAGGTACGCAATGTGCTCAAGGCCGATTCGATTCGCCGCGAGGCCGAGGCGAGCCTGCGCCGTTTGGGCGTCGAGGCCATCGATCTCTATCAGATTCACTGGCCGGTGCCCGAAGAGGATATCGAGGAGGGCTGGAGCACACTCGCCGAGCTGCAGCGCGCCGGCAAGGTACGCTATATTGGGGTCTCAAACTTCAATGTGGCCCAGATGGAGCGGGCGCGGGCCATTGCTCCCATCAGTTCGCTGCAGCCGCCCTACTCTCTGATCCATCGTGAGATTGAAGAGGAGATTCTGCCCTATTGCCAGCAGCATAATATCGGGGTGATCGTCTATTCACCGATGGCTTCGGGCCTGCTGACAGGGCGGATGACCAAAGAGCGGGTGGCGGCCCTGCCCGATAACGACTGGCGCAAGCATCACCCCGATTTCCAGGAGCCGCGCCTGTCGCGCAATCTGGCTCTGGCGCAGCTCCTGGGCGATATCGGCTATCGCTATGGGCGCACGGCGGGCGAGGTGGCGATCGCCTGGACGCTGCGCCATCCAGCGGTGACTGGGGCGATTGTGGGGGCGCGCCGGCCTGAGCAGGTCAGCGAGCTGATCGGTGCGGCGGAGTTCCGTCTCTCTCCGAGCGACCTGGAAGAGGTCGACAATTTCCTGCGCGCCAATCCCTGA
- the yedA gene encoding drug/metabolite exporter YedA, whose amino-acid sequence MSKDRLAFASGPERSGSAAARQRPGSLRPADRLGIILALLALYIIWGSTYLGMRQALTSFPPFLMGGLRFVCAGILLYLFLRLRGEPRPSLRQWLAGAGIGVLMLVGSNGMVAFAEQWVASGLAAIALAAVPLWTALFSGLSGRWPRRLEWLGLLVGFAGVILLNLQSGLRANPQGAIALLIAPICWSLGSVWSARLPLASGLMASATQMLAGGLAQLTIGLLLGERPSLPPASGALLAIVYLVGAGSLLGYCAYGYLLRRVRPALATSYAYVNPLVAVFLGALFAHEQVSLLELLAMLIILGSVALISLQPRPAPPASDIEQPTSVLDSQSEPQQISSLRAQADR is encoded by the coding sequence GTGAGTAAAGATCGCCTAGCATTCGCCAGTGGTCCTGAGCGGTCAGGGTCCGCAGCAGCCCGCCAGCGTCCGGGCAGCCTGCGCCCTGCCGATCGCCTGGGCATCATCCTGGCCCTGCTCGCCCTCTATATTATCTGGGGTTCCACCTATCTGGGCATGCGCCAGGCGCTCACCAGTTTTCCGCCCTTTCTCATGGGCGGCCTACGCTTCGTCTGTGCCGGCATCCTGCTCTATCTCTTCCTGCGCCTGCGCGGCGAGCCGCGGCCCAGCCTGCGCCAGTGGCTGGCCGGAGCCGGCATCGGCGTTCTCATGCTGGTTGGCAGCAACGGTATGGTCGCCTTTGCCGAGCAGTGGGTCGCCAGTGGCCTGGCCGCCATTGCCCTGGCCGCCGTGCCGCTATGGACCGCGCTCTTCTCCGGCCTGAGTGGGCGCTGGCCGCGACGCCTCGAATGGCTCGGCCTACTCGTCGGCTTCGCCGGTGTCATCCTGCTCAACCTGCAGAGCGGCCTGCGAGCCAATCCCCAGGGGGCCATTGCCCTCCTGATCGCCCCCATCTGCTGGTCGCTTGGCTCCGTCTGGAGCGCGCGCCTGCCACTGGCCTCCGGCCTGATGGCCAGCGCCACCCAGATGCTGGCTGGCGGCCTGGCCCAGCTCACCATCGGCCTGCTACTAGGAGAACGTCCCAGCCTGCCGCCGGCTTCGGGCGCACTCCTGGCGATCGTCTATCTGGTCGGCGCCGGCTCCCTGCTCGGCTACTGTGCCTACGGCTATCTGCTGCGCCGTGTGCGGCCCGCTCTCGCCACCAGCTACGCTTATGTCAATCCTCTGGTCGCCGTTTTCCTGGGCGCTCTCTTTGCCCACGAGCAGGTCTCGCTGCTCGAACTGCTGGCCATGCTCATCATCCTGGGCAGCGTCGCCCTCATCTCGCTCCAGCCACGTCCAGCTCCTCCTGCCAGCGACATCGAGCAGCCCACCAGCGTCCTCGACAGCCAGAGCGAGCCACAGCAGATCAGCTCACTACGGGCACAAGCCGACCGCTAG
- a CDS encoding DUF2089 domain-containing protein, translated as MHRLITRDPVSGGELIVTRLECPESGVVIEGRFSLGWIGRLTPEQLDFVERLVKNRGNIQKLASELDIAYNTARSRLDEIVAALGGPPESEPRPSVDRRAILDRLAAREITVEEAMRLLRGQSDASSR; from the coding sequence ATGCACAGGCTGATAACCAGAGACCCGGTGAGCGGCGGCGAGCTGATCGTGACGCGCCTGGAGTGTCCTGAGAGCGGCGTAGTGATCGAGGGGCGTTTTAGCCTTGGGTGGATTGGGCGTCTTACTCCCGAGCAGCTCGATTTTGTGGAGCGCCTGGTTAAGAATCGCGGCAATATTCAGAAGCTGGCCAGTGAGCTGGATATTGCCTACAACACGGCGCGCAGCCGTCTGGATGAGATTGTGGCTGCTCTTGGGGGGCCGCCCGAGAGCGAGCCTCGTCCCAGTGTTGATCGACGCGCGATTCTGGATCGCCTGGCCGCGCGCGAAATTACAGTTGAGGAGGCCATGCGCCTACTGCGAGGTCAGTCAGATGCCAGTTCCCGCTGA
- a CDS encoding helix-turn-helix domain-containing protein: MQQSRNWRELLASLISDPRQKQTLANKLGVTPLTLTRWAEGESQPRPQNLRLLAEALPQYRAELQQAFGEEFGLANLGEPMLELEEEEIPSAFYARVLNTHATALAMLRFWSIASLILQQAIGQLDPHQVGIAITVVQCMPPSGPNGKVRSLRKRVGIGTGPWQSSVEQKAGFLGAESLAGYTVAQGRLIVIQDLIRDQGYYPARPIEGEVGCAIAPILRSSCVAGGLLVSSTRPDFFSPGRSRLVQEYADLLALAFEPLEFYELQLIDLQTMPPSQVQEEHFRHFQRRVAALMREAALNDRPLKVTQAEQLVWQQLEEELLGLPVPDVQE; this comes from the coding sequence ATGCAACAGAGCCGAAACTGGCGGGAACTGCTGGCAAGCCTCATTAGTGACCCGCGGCAGAAACAGACGCTGGCCAACAAGTTGGGAGTCACGCCGCTGACCCTGACACGCTGGGCTGAAGGGGAGTCACAGCCCCGTCCTCAGAATCTGAGGTTGTTGGCTGAAGCTCTCCCACAGTATCGTGCGGAGCTGCAGCAAGCGTTCGGTGAAGAGTTTGGCCTCGCCAATCTAGGGGAGCCAATGCTGGAGCTGGAAGAGGAAGAGATCCCCTCGGCCTTCTATGCTCGTGTCCTCAATACCCATGCCACGGCGCTGGCCATGCTGCGCTTCTGGTCCATCGCCAGTCTGATCCTCCAGCAAGCGATTGGACAGCTTGATCCCCATCAGGTTGGCATTGCGATCACTGTGGTACAGTGCATGCCGCCCTCTGGCCCCAATGGCAAAGTGCGCAGTCTGCGCAAGCGCGTTGGTATTGGCACTGGCCCCTGGCAGAGCAGCGTTGAGCAGAAAGCTGGCTTTTTGGGAGCGGAGTCGCTCGCCGGCTATACGGTGGCCCAGGGGCGGCTGATTGTCATCCAGGACCTGATACGCGATCAGGGTTACTATCCTGCGCGCCCGATCGAGGGAGAAGTGGGCTGTGCCATTGCGCCCATTCTGCGCTCCAGCTGTGTGGCTGGGGGCCTGCTCGTCTCCAGCACGCGACCTGACTTCTTCTCGCCTGGACGCAGTCGGCTGGTGCAGGAGTATGCCGATCTCCTGGCACTGGCCTTTGAGCCTCTTGAGTTCTATGAACTGCAGCTGATTGATCTGCAAACCATGCCTCCCTCACAGGTGCAAGAGGAGCATTTCAGACATTTCCAGCGACGAGTCGCGGCTTTGATGCGCGAGGCTGCTTTGAATGACCGTCCGCTGAAAGTGACACAGGCGGAGCAGCTGGTCTGGCAGCAACTGGAGGAGGAACTACTGGGGCTGCCAGTGCCAGACGTGCAGGAGTGA